The genomic segment CCGGGTGACCCGGGGCCGCGTCCGCAGGTCGGTGAGGTCGAGACTCAGTGGCCGATCGACCCGGCCATCGACGGTCAGCCGGTGCTCGGCGGCATCCAGATCCGGAATATCGTAGTGAATGAGCAGATAGTGCAGACCGGCCGGCGTGACGTCGTAGCGCAACGCCTCCAGCGGGATCCCGTGGTTGCGGGCGGCGAGCTGCAGCTCCTCGGCGCTGATCCGCTCACCGGGCTCGGCGAGCCGAGACGGACCGCTGACCTCGTCCATCGTGGGCATCCGCATCCTCCAGGGTCGGGATCAGGGCGGGGCTGCCCGCCACGATGTCACAGTGTCCGGGTGACGCGTTCGGCGGCGATCCGTTCGTCGAGCCCCGCGCGGTCCAGGTTCGCGCACAGGACGACGGAGGCGCCGGCGAACAGCGGCGCGAGCCAGATCAGCGGTTCCTCGCTGGCCGCCGCGTCGACCAGCACCCGGTCGCCGGGACCGACACCGCGGCTCCGCGCGATGTCGACCGCGAGCCCGCCGTACTGGCCGAAGGTGGTTCCGTCAACCGTCGCCCGCCCCCGAAGATCGAGCGGCGTGTCCGGGGACGCGGCGCCCAGGTAGGGGCGGACCGCGTGGACGTAGTCCTGGTAGCCCTGGGGCGTCGGCGCGGCACCGGGTGCGAGGCCCAGGACGTACCGATGGCGCCCGGACGGCACCTCGTCCAGCCAACTGTCGACCCGCCGCCGGTCGACGAACGTCACGTCGAGCGGATCACCGGCCGGGGCCAGACCCGCGGTCGACCAGCCACGGAACGAGACCTGCAAGCCGGCGGCCCAGGCGCCCAGCAGCACGGCCGCGGTCTGCCAGTGCGGCGGGAGCAGCACGCCGGCCTGCCGACCCGGACCGAGCCCGCACCCATCGGTGAGCAGTGCCGCCGTCGCCGCCGCCCACTTTCCGAGCTCGCCCGCGGTCAGCGCGGTCCGCTCGCCGGTGGCGTCGTCGTAGTAGGTGAACAAGCTGTCCACGGCGGGATGCGCGAGGCTCTGCGTCATAGCCGACAACTCTAGCGACGGCGCCCGGCCGGCACCGCTGCCGACGGACCAGCCGATCGGCCGCTGTCCTTTCCCCACGGGGGGGCCGGTTATCCACAGATCGGATGCGGGGCGTTGCCGCCCGCAGCGGACTGGGTGACGCTGCCTGCCATGGACAACCTCGGAGCGCGGCCCCTGCGGTCGCTTGTCACCCTGCTGGTCCTGACCCCGACCGCGGTCCTGGCGCCGGCGGTGACCCCGCAGGCGGTGGCGCAGCCGGCGTTGGTTGCGCCGGGGGCGACTCGGCCGGCGTTGGCCCGGCCCGGGTTGGCTCGGTCGGCGGGGGCTGGTGCGGCTGCGGCTGGTGCTCCGGTGGCGGCCGGGTCGGGGTTCCGGTGGCCGATGAACGGGCCGCTCCGGCCGGGGCGGCGGTTCGAACCGCCGCCCGAACCGTGGTTGGCCGGTCATCGCGGGGTCGATCTGCTCGGCGAGCCGGGTGCGGTCGTGCGGTCCGCGGGCGGCGGGGTGGTCCACTTCGCGGGTTGGGTCGCCGGCCGGCCGGTCATCAGCGTGGCACACGCCGGCGGGCTGCGGACGACCTACGAACCGGTGCGGCCGTCGGTGCGTACCGGCGACCCGGTGGCGGCCGGTGATCCGATCGGCGTCCTGCTGGCCGGCCACCGCGGCTGCCCCACCGGGCCCGCCGTCGGGGCGTCGGCCTGCCTGCACTGGGGGCTGCGCCGGGGCGACGAGTACCTCGATCCACTGGCCCTGCTCGGCCACGGCCGGGTCCGGCTCCTGCCGACCGCCCACCCTCGTCCGGGTGCCGCGGTGCGGCTGTCCCCGACTGCCCGTCGCCGGCTGGGTGCTGCGGCGCGGCTGCCTCCCGGCGGCGGCCGTCGCCGTCAGGGTGCGGCGGTCCGGCTGGTGTGGGCGGCGAGCAGGGCCGGCAACCGGTCGGCGAGCCGCTCGTACTCGTCAGGGCGGTTGTAGACCTGTCCGCAGAGCCGCAGCCAGCCCCGACCCGCCCAGGCGTTCACCGCCACCTCGCAGGCCAGCTCGCCGGCGATCCGCAACCGCAGCTCGTTCGCCTCGGAGAGGCTGCCGGCCAGGCCGGCGGGCAGGGGAATGATCCGCATCGCGACCGGTCCGCCCGGGTCCGGCAGCGCGGCCGGATCCACCCCCAGCGCGGTGCCGACCACCCACTGCCCGTACGCGGCCAGCGCGGCGTTGTGCTCCCGGACCCGGTCGAGCCCGAGGGTCCGAAGGGTGAAGGTCCCCACCGGCGCGGCCAGCCAGGCGGTGTAGTCGCGGGTCGCCTGCGACTCGATCCGCTGCGGGAAGCCGGACTCCTGCTCCCAGGAGACGATCGGCGGCTCGATCCGGTCGCGCCAGCCGGGCGCCACCACCAGCAGTGCGGTGCCCCGCGGCGCGTAGCCCCACTTGTGCAGGTTGCCGACCCAGAAGTCGGCACCGACGTCGGCCACCGGGGTGGCCAGCATGCCCGGCGCGTGCGCGGCGTCGACAAGCACCGGGACGCCCGCTTCCCGGGCGGCGGCGACGATCGCCGCGGTGGGCAGCAGCCGGGCGGTCGGCGAGGTGATCTGGTCGACGATCAGCAGCCTGGTACGGCCCGGCCGCAGTGCGTCGCGGAGGATCTCGACGAGCTCCGCGTCGGTGGCGCCCAGCGGGACGTCGACGGCGCGGCCGGTGGCGCCGGCGCGGCGGCACTCGTGGTCGGTGGCCAGCCGCACCGAGCCGTACCCGTGGTCGGTCGTCAGCACCTCGTCACCGGGCCGGAGCCCGAGGGACCGCAGCACCAGCGTCGCACCGGTGGTGGCGTTGTCGACCAGGGCGGCACCGTCGGCGTCGGCGCCGAGGAACGCGGCCAGGTGCCGGCGGGTGTGCTCGATCCGGTCGGACAACCCCTGGGTGAAGAAGCGCATCGGGTTGGCCTCGGTCTCGTCCCGCAGGCGCTGCTGGGCGCGTTGGACGCCGATCGGGACCGAGCCGAACGACCCGTGGTTGAGGTGGGCCACGGCAGGGTCCAGCGAGAACAGCAGCCGGGCGCCGGGGATCGGCTCGGGGGGCCGTGGCGCTCCGGCGGTCACCTGATGAGCCTACCGGCCGGACCGGCGCCGGTTCCCGTCACGCCCGGGGATGGGCCTGCCGGTACGCGGCCCGGAGCCGATCCATCGACACGTGCGTGTAGATCTGGGTGCTGGCGAGCGACGCGTGCCCGAGCAGCTCCTGCACCGCGCGCAGGTCGGCGCCGCCCTCCAACAGGTGGGTGGCGGCCGAGTGGCGCAGCCCGTGTGGGCTGGTCCGGGGTAGGCCGGCGGTGCGGGCGTACCCGCTGACCAGGCGCCGGACGATTGTCGGCTGCAGCCGACCGCCGCGTGCCCCGAGCAGCAGCGCGGATCCGCTGGCCGGCGTGGTCAGCGCCGGCCGGCCGGTTCGCAGCCAGTCGTCGACCGCCCGCTGCGCCGGGGTCCCGTACGGCACCGCCCGTTCCTTGTCTCCCTTGCCGGTCACCCGGATCACCCGCCGGCCGTGGTCGACGTCGCCGACGTCCAGGCCACAGAGTTCGCTGACCCGGACTCCGGTGGCGTAGAGCAGTTCGAGGACGACCCGGTCCCGCAGCAGGACCGGTTCGGTCTGCTCGCCGGGCGCCGTGACCAGCTCGGTGGCCTGGTCGGCGCGGAGGACGGTCGGCAGGTCACGGCGGGCCTTCGGGCTGGCCAGTGCCGCACCGATGTCGGCGTCGAGCAGGCCGGCCCGGTGTGCCCAGGCACTGAAGGTGCGGGCCGACGCGGCCCGGCGGGCCAGCGAACTGCGCGCGGCCCCGAGCGTCCGCAGCCGCGCCAGCCAGCTGCGCAGTACCGCGAGGTCGAGGTCGCCCGGTTCGTCGCCGCCCATCCGGACGGCATGGTCGAGTAGCGAGACGACGTCGGCCAGGTAGGCGCGGACGGTGTGCGCCGACCGGTTGCGGACGGTGGCCAGGTGGCGGCCGAACTCGTCGGCGGCGTCGCGCATGGCGGGCGGCAGCGCCTCGTGGGTCGCCCGGGTGTCGCGGCTGTCGCGGCTCATCACCGCGACTGTCTGCCGTCCGCCGCCGCGCGTCAAGTCGCCCGGCCGGGTGCTCAGCGCCTCACCCGGTCAGTCGGACGATCCGTTCGATCTCCGCCAGCGGTTCGGCGTACGCCGGCCAGTCCAGGCCGTCGACGCTGGGCGAGGCGGTGCGGCGGACGCCGTCGACCGCGCCGGCCCGGCCGACGATCCCGTCGAGGACGGCCCGGGACCAGTCGGGCGACAGCAGCTCGATCAGCGGCTCCCGATCGTCGGCCAGCACCGCCAGCGCACCGACCAGCGCGGCCGCTCCCCAGTTCGAGGTACCGGCGACGATCAACGCCTCGCAACCGGTGACGCAGTGGATCTCGGCGCCGCGGTCGACGGCCGCGGCGACCAGCCCGGTGGCCAGGACCCCCATGCCGAGTTCGTTGCCGCCGTCGCCGATGCCGATCCGATACCACGGGCCGGCGCCGTACAGCCGGTCCAGCGGGGCGCTGTGCGCACCGAGGTCCACCCCGCGCATGTCGTGCGGCACCCCGTCGGCGGCGGGGCCGACCCGCTCACAGGAGATCACGTGGGTCAGCTCCGGGTAGCCGGCCAGGGTGGCCGCCTGCCAGCCGTCGTACCCGGCCAGCGGCGCCACGTCCAGCGGCACCTTCAGCCCGGCCGCTTCCGGCCCGGCGGCGATCAGCCCGGCCGCCTCCAGACCGGCGGTGGCCGACCCGGCGGTGGTCAGCCCGGCGGTGTCGATCGCCGCCGCGACCACCGGCGCGCAGGGTTCGTCGGTGACCAGCCGGGCCGCCCCGCCGAGCCGGCCGATCGCGGCCGCGAGCTGGATCGCGCCCAGCGGTCCGTCGGTCTCCGCCGCCGGGGGGTGGGCCGTCGGGATGTAGCAGCCGGTCAGGATCGCCACCTCGGGCGTCGGCTCGGCGAGCAGCGAGTCCGCGGCCCGGCGCAGCGCACCCGCGGTCCGCCGCGACAGCGCCGCGCTGCCGCGGCCCACGTCGCGGGCCGCGACCCGTTCCAGCGCCGCGACGGCGTCGGCGGGGGTCATCGCGGACCTCCTGGAGGGGTGCGGCAGGCTGCGGTTCAGGGTACGGCGACCGGCCCGCCGCCGGTGCCCCGCGATCGGCCGACCCCGGCGCCGGACCGCGCGGATCGGCCCCGCCGCGGCTGCCGCTGGATCGGCCCCGCCGCGGCTGCCGCGGATTGGCCCGCCGCAGGCAGCCGGCGGCCCAGTCTGCCGGCCGGGCAGGTCCGTCGCGATTCCCGCTCAGCGTTGCCGCGTCCCCGCTCAGCGGTTGCGCACGGGTGCCAGCGCGTATCCGTCGTCGTGGCGTACGACCAGGTCGAGCTCCTCCAGCATGGACAGTTTCCGCAGCGCGGCGCGCAGCGCCACCCCGGTCCGGGCAGCGAGGGTGTCCGGACCGAGGGCGCCGCGCCGGGGCAGCGCCTCCAGGATCAGCCGCGCCTCGTCGTCGAGCAGGTCGCGGGGATGCCGGGGGCCGCGCTCCAGCGGTGCCAGGTCGACCCCGATCCGCCCCACCTCCTCCAGGATGTGCGGC from the Solwaraspora sp. WMMD1047 genome contains:
- a CDS encoding TIGR03089 family protein, which gives rise to MTQSLAHPAVDSLFTYYDDATGERTALTAGELGKWAAATAALLTDGCGLGPGRQAGVLLPPHWQTAAVLLGAWAAGLQVSFRGWSTAGLAPAGDPLDVTFVDRRRVDSWLDEVPSGRHRYVLGLAPGAAPTPQGYQDYVHAVRPYLGAASPDTPLDLRGRATVDGTTFGQYGGLAVDIARSRGVGPGDRVLVDAAASEEPLIWLAPLFAGASVVLCANLDRAGLDERIAAERVTRTL
- a CDS encoding aminotransferase class V-fold PLP-dependent enzyme, which translates into the protein MTAGAPRPPEPIPGARLLFSLDPAVAHLNHGSFGSVPIGVQRAQQRLRDETEANPMRFFTQGLSDRIEHTRRHLAAFLGADADGAALVDNATTGATLVLRSLGLRPGDEVLTTDHGYGSVRLATDHECRRAGATGRAVDVPLGATDAELVEILRDALRPGRTRLLIVDQITSPTARLLPTAAIVAAAREAGVPVLVDAAHAPGMLATPVADVGADFWVGNLHKWGYAPRGTALLVVAPGWRDRIEPPIVSWEQESGFPQRIESQATRDYTAWLAAPVGTFTLRTLGLDRVREHNAALAAYGQWVVGTALGVDPAALPDPGGPVAMRIIPLPAGLAGSLSEANELRLRIAGELACEVAVNAWAGRGWLRLCGQVYNRPDEYERLADRLPALLAAHTSRTAAP
- a CDS encoding tyrosine recombinase XerC encodes the protein MSRDSRDTRATHEALPPAMRDAADEFGRHLATVRNRSAHTVRAYLADVVSLLDHAVRMGGDEPGDLDLAVLRSWLARLRTLGAARSSLARRAASARTFSAWAHRAGLLDADIGAALASPKARRDLPTVLRADQATELVTAPGEQTEPVLLRDRVVLELLYATGVRVSELCGLDVGDVDHGRRVIRVTGKGDKERAVPYGTPAQRAVDDWLRTGRPALTTPASGSALLLGARGGRLQPTIVRRLVSGYARTAGLPRTSPHGLRHSAATHLLEGGADLRAVQELLGHASLASTQIYTHVSMDRLRAAYRQAHPRA
- a CDS encoding glutamate cyclase domain-containing protein; this encodes MTPADAVAALERVAARDVGRGSAALSRRTAGALRRAADSLLAEPTPEVAILTGCYIPTAHPPAAETDGPLGAIQLAAAIGRLGGAARLVTDEPCAPVVAAAIDTAGLTTAGSATAGLEAAGLIAAGPEAAGLKVPLDVAPLAGYDGWQAATLAGYPELTHVISCERVGPAADGVPHDMRGVDLGAHSAPLDRLYGAGPWYRIGIGDGGNELGMGVLATGLVAAAVDRGAEIHCVTGCEALIVAGTSNWGAAALVGALAVLADDREPLIELLSPDWSRAVLDGIVGRAGAVDGVRRTASPSVDGLDWPAYAEPLAEIERIVRLTG